From one Cyanobacterium stanieri PCC 7202 genomic stretch:
- a CDS encoding adenylate cyclase (PFAM: CYTH domain~COGs: COG2954 conserved hypothetical protein~InterPro IPR008172:IPR012042~KEGG: cyc:PCC7424_0553 adenylate cyclase~PFAM: adenylate cyclase~SPTR: Adenylate cyclase) gives MAIEIERKFLVNKNLWQPPDDGVIYRQGYIHTHNGTTVRVRVAGDQGFMTLKTKTQSLSRSEFEYSIPLHDAEEMLMIMCDRPLIEKKRYKLKIGELVWEIDEFFGDNQGLLLAEIELTSEEQTISLPPWIDKEVTEDSRYYNSNLVKNPYNNGQWNNPDSK, from the coding sequence ATGGCTATTGAAATCGAACGTAAATTTTTGGTCAATAAAAACCTTTGGCAGCCTCCTGATGATGGGGTTATTTATCGACAAGGTTATATTCACACCCATAATGGTACCACTGTTCGAGTTCGGGTGGCAGGAGATCAAGGATTTATGACCCTTAAAACTAAAACACAAAGCCTTAGTCGTTCTGAGTTTGAGTATTCTATTCCTCTCCATGATGCCGAGGAAATGTTAATGATTATGTGCGATCGCCCCTTAATCGAAAAAAAACGCTATAAACTAAAAATTGGTGAATTAGTGTGGGAAATAGACGAATTTTTTGGCGATAATCAAGGTTTACTACTAGCAGAAATAGAACTGACCTCAGAAGAGCAAACCATTTCCCTTCCCCCATGGATAGACAAAGAAGTCACAGAAGATAGTCGCTATTACAACTCCAACCTCGTAAAAAATCCCTATAACAATGGTCAGTGGAACAACCCTGACTCAAAATAA
- a CDS encoding protein of unknown function DUF147 (PFAM: DisA bacterial checkpoint controller nucleotide-binding~TIGRFAM: TIGR00159 family protein~COGs: COG1624 conserved hypothetical protein~InterPro IPR003390:IPR014046~KEGG: cyc:PCC7424_0843 protein of unknown function DUF147~PFAM: protein of unknown function DUF147~SPTR: Putative uncharacterized protein;~manually curated), whose product MVGFFPDNLKIFLLFFLDVGLVSIFFYLITTLLQERRAQRMVRGLLFLIILYLLCDRILELTLISFFLQQLILICSLSMGVVFQSDFRRFLEQIGKGEINVLWQSDNIIPKGDTIIDEIVEAVKELSQNRTGALIVIETFNTVEERVFLSPGVQLNAEITKELLQSIFQTKTLLHDGAVFIRGSEIVSASVILPLSEKSASKRLGTRHRAAMGITELVENCVCVVVSEETGSISLGEKGVLNRPLTSTKLKELLEEKLNVSQDTEVVTGVTRISRQLGFTGWNFITGLFKRKKSKEKNYYNQLPKPKNKN is encoded by the coding sequence TTGGTCGGGTTTTTTCCTGACAATTTGAAAATTTTTTTGCTATTTTTCCTCGATGTTGGTTTAGTTAGTATCTTTTTTTATCTAATTACTACCCTTCTCCAAGAACGTCGGGCGCAAAGAATGGTAAGGGGTTTACTGTTTCTAATTATACTTTATCTACTGTGCGATCGCATCTTAGAATTAACATTAATTAGCTTTTTTCTACAGCAATTAATCTTAATTTGTTCCCTCTCGATGGGAGTAGTATTCCAATCAGATTTTCGACGTTTTTTAGAACAAATAGGCAAAGGAGAAATCAATGTACTATGGCAATCAGATAATATCATCCCCAAAGGAGACACCATTATCGATGAAATAGTAGAAGCAGTCAAAGAATTATCCCAAAATCGTACGGGAGCATTGATTGTGATTGAAACCTTTAACACCGTAGAAGAAAGAGTTTTTCTGAGTCCAGGTGTCCAATTAAACGCCGAAATCACCAAGGAATTATTACAAAGTATCTTTCAAACCAAAACCCTATTACATGATGGGGCCGTCTTCATTCGGGGCTCAGAAATAGTCTCCGCCAGTGTTATTCTCCCCCTATCGGAAAAAAGTGCCTCCAAAAGATTGGGTACTCGTCATCGTGCGGCTATGGGGATTACAGAATTAGTAGAAAACTGTGTCTGTGTGGTGGTTTCCGAGGAAACAGGCTCTATTTCCTTGGGGGAAAAAGGTGTTTTAAATCGTCCCCTCACCAGTACCAAACTAAAGGAATTATTGGAAGAAAAATTAAATGTCAGTCAAGATACCGAAGTGGTAACAGGGGTTACTCGTATCAGTCGCCAATTGGGTTTTACGGGTTGGAATTTTATTACAGGTTTATTTAAAAGAAAAAAATCCAAGGAGAAAAATTATTACAATCAATTACCTAAACCCAAAAACAAAAATTAA
- a CDS encoding heat shock protein DnaJ domain protein (PFAM: DnaJ domain; DnaJ C terminal region~COGs: COG0484 DnaJ-class molecular chaperone with C-terminal Zn finger domain~InterPro IPR001623:IPR002939:IPR003095:IPR018253~KEGG: npu:Npun_R6085 chaperone DnaJ domain-containing protein~PFAM: heat shock protein DnaJ domain protein; chaperone DnaJ domain protein~SMART: heat shock protein DnaJ domain protein~SPTR: Chaperone DnaJ domain protein), with amino-acid sequence MASTDFKDYYSILGISKSATADEIKKAFRKLAVKYHPDRNPDNKQAEEKFKEISEAYEVLGDSDKRKKYDQFGRYWQQAGQGSQSPWGNASAGAGVNFDGFDFSQYTGFDDFIDQLLGRFSNTSRPYGGSNARSGGFGDFGGFGQQTPSNTAYDVEKNISLTFGQAFRGVESKINLGTETVSVKIPPGAKSGTKIRLRGKGSVNPLTQQRGDLYLKVDLKPHSFFSFEDDKLICEVPITPVEAILGDEISVPTPDGSVSVKIPAGIRHGQSLRLKGKGWSSAKGNRGDLLVRVAIATPVNINNQEKEYYQKIKEISSYNPREKLDNIKL; translated from the coding sequence ATGGCAAGTACAGATTTTAAAGATTATTATTCAATATTAGGAATTAGTAAAAGTGCCACAGCAGATGAAATTAAAAAGGCTTTTCGTAAATTAGCAGTAAAGTATCATCCAGATCGTAACCCTGATAATAAACAAGCTGAGGAAAAGTTTAAAGAAATTAGCGAGGCTTACGAAGTTTTAGGAGATTCCGATAAACGAAAAAAATACGATCAATTTGGACGTTATTGGCAACAGGCAGGGCAAGGAAGCCAGTCTCCGTGGGGAAATGCTAGTGCAGGGGCAGGTGTCAATTTTGATGGTTTTGATTTTAGTCAATATACGGGATTTGATGATTTTATAGATCAATTATTAGGACGTTTTTCTAATACATCCCGCCCATACGGAGGAAGTAATGCCCGTAGTGGAGGTTTTGGTGATTTTGGAGGTTTTGGGCAACAAACCCCAAGTAATACTGCCTATGATGTGGAAAAAAATATTAGTTTAACTTTTGGTCAAGCATTTAGGGGAGTAGAAAGCAAGATTAATTTAGGTACGGAAACCGTTAGTGTAAAAATTCCCCCTGGGGCGAAATCAGGCACAAAAATTCGTCTGCGGGGTAAGGGTAGTGTTAATCCTTTAACCCAACAAAGGGGAGATTTATATCTAAAAGTGGATTTGAAACCCCATAGCTTCTTTTCCTTTGAGGATGATAAATTGATTTGTGAGGTGCCGATTACCCCCGTTGAGGCAATATTGGGTGATGAGATTTCTGTGCCGACTCCTGATGGTAGTGTGAGTGTAAAAATTCCTGCTGGTATTCGTCATGGGCAATCTTTACGGTTGAAAGGTAAGGGGTGGAGTAGTGCGAAGGGTAATCGAGGTGATTTGTTGGTGCGCGTGGCGATCGCAACTCCTGTTAATATTAATAATCAGGAAAAGGAATACTATCAAAAAATAAAAGAAATCAGCAGTTACAATCCCCGAGAAAAACTGGACAATATTAAGTTATAA
- a CDS encoding nucleoside diphosphate kinase (PFAM: Nucleoside diphosphate kinase~COGs: COG0105 Nucleoside diphosphate kinase~InterPro IPR001564~KEGG: cyt:cce_0688 nucleoside diphosphate kinase~PFAM: nucleoside diphosphate kinase~PRIAM: Nucleoside-diphosphate kinase~SMART: nucleoside diphosphate kinase~SPTR: Nucleoside diphosphate kinase) has translation MERTFLMIKPDGVQRNLIGEVIKRLENKGFTLVGLKLMSVSQELAEKHYDVHKERPFFGSLVDFIISSPVVAMVWEGEGVVASARKIIGATDPLSAEPGTIRGDYGVSIGRNLIHGSDAIETAQREISLWFKEEELCHWQTTITPWLYE, from the coding sequence GTGGAACGCACCTTTTTAATGATTAAACCCGACGGAGTACAACGTAACCTCATAGGAGAAGTCATCAAACGTTTAGAAAATAAAGGCTTCACCCTCGTAGGCTTAAAATTAATGTCCGTCTCTCAAGAACTAGCCGAAAAACATTATGATGTTCACAAAGAGCGCCCCTTCTTTGGTAGCTTAGTAGACTTTATCATCTCCTCCCCCGTTGTTGCCATGGTATGGGAAGGAGAAGGAGTAGTCGCCTCCGCCCGTAAAATTATCGGTGCCACTGATCCCCTCAGTGCAGAACCCGGTACCATTAGAGGAGATTATGGTGTTAGTATTGGTAGGAACCTTATCCATGGTTCCGATGCCATCGAAACCGCCCAAAGAGAAATCAGTCTTTGGTTCAAAGAAGAAGAACTTTGTCATTGGCAAACCACCATTACACCTTGGTTATACGAATAA
- a CDS encoding response regulator receiver sensor signal transduction histidine kinase (PFAM: Histidine kinase-, DNA gyrase B-, and HSP90-like ATPase; Response regulator receiver domain; His Kinase A (phosphoacceptor) domain~COGs: COG2204 Response regulator containing CheY-like receiver AAA-type ATPase and DNA-binding domains~InterProIPR001789:IPR003661:IPR003594:IPR005467:IPR 004358~KEGG: ava:Ava_0649 response regulator receiver signal transduction histidine kinase~PFAM: response regulator receiver; histidine kinase A domain protein; ATP-binding region ATPase domain protein~SMART: response regulator receiver; histidine kinase A domain protein; ATP-binding region ATPase domain protein~SPTR: Sensor protein): MTKILVIDDNNDLRDSVREILTTLGFEIITAVNGKEGLELIKQNTPDLILCDVAMPTMSGYELLETLQKEDEIDYIPFIFLTGNSDRRDMRRGMELGADDYLFKPFTIDSLVKAINTRLEKTARLKKQSVEKLAELRQNISFALPHEINTPLNGINSSAQLLKDYHDSLTREELREIADLILDSTQRLTHLMQNFLLYAELELISKDDHKIEQIRNSDRSKCNIKNILSSIAQTISSNYNRQSDLFLDVENVFVKIAENNLEKICHEIIDNAFKYSQFENPVTITSQRQKNNFLKVSIHNKGKGMTKEEIERVGAYMQFQRRKYEQQGSGLGFAIAQKMLEIYGGSISINSIYDQETQVDLILPMV; encoded by the coding sequence ATGACAAAAATATTAGTAATAGATGATAATAATGATCTGAGGGATAGTGTTAGGGAAATTCTCACCACCCTAGGCTTTGAAATCATTACCGCTGTTAATGGTAAGGAAGGATTAGAGTTAATTAAACAAAATACACCTGACTTAATTCTTTGTGATGTCGCTATGCCTACTATGTCGGGTTATGAGTTGTTAGAAACCTTACAAAAAGAAGATGAAATAGACTATATTCCCTTTATATTTTTAACGGGTAATTCTGACCGTCGTGATATGAGAAGGGGTATGGAATTAGGGGCGGATGATTATTTATTTAAACCTTTTACCATTGATAGTTTAGTTAAAGCAATTAACACCCGTTTAGAAAAAACTGCTCGATTAAAAAAACAATCGGTAGAAAAATTGGCAGAATTAAGACAGAATATTAGTTTTGCTTTACCCCACGAAATTAACACCCCTCTTAATGGTATTAATAGTTCGGCACAATTATTAAAAGACTATCATGATAGTTTAACGAGGGAAGAATTGAGAGAAATTGCCGATTTAATTTTGGATAGTACCCAAAGATTAACTCACTTAATGCAGAATTTTTTACTCTATGCTGAACTAGAATTGATTAGCAAAGATGATCATAAAATAGAGCAAATTAGAAATTCTGATAGGTCTAAATGTAATATTAAAAATATCCTTTCCTCTATTGCTCAAACAATATCTAGTAATTATAATCGACAGTCAGATTTATTTTTGGATGTGGAAAATGTGTTTGTGAAAATTGCCGAAAATAATCTGGAAAAAATATGTCATGAAATTATCGATAATGCTTTTAAATATTCTCAATTTGAAAATCCCGTTACCATTACTTCTCAACGGCAAAAAAATAATTTTTTAAAGGTATCTATCCATAATAAAGGAAAGGGTATGACAAAAGAGGAAATTGAGAGAGTGGGGGCATATATGCAGTTCCAAAGGCGAAAATATGAACAACAGGGAAGCGGTTTGGGATTTGCCATTGCCCAGAAAATGTTAGAAATTTATGGGGGTAGTATTAGTATCAATAGTATTTATGATCAAGAAACCCAAGTCGATCTTATTCTTCCCATGGTGTGA
- a CDS encoding hypothetical protein (KEGG: pfa:PFI0175w hypothetical protein~SPTR: Putative uncharacterized protein) — MIKREDLEKEALKKYSELRLTNLRFLNKKELQAFLENDQFTISNESLLKIFVERNERADINKRLNNDNFGLRAKLKSFTKNMTDWSKSEIVQQFKSIFGRVKKEDDQLLKEIGAISTETAREDLEKAEKVVDDAKRIADIYIKKYGNSKDEDVA, encoded by the coding sequence ATGATCAAAAGGGAAGATTTAGAAAAGGAAGCTCTCAAAAAATATAGTGAACTACGGTTAACAAACCTCAGATTTCTTAATAAAAAAGAACTTCAGGCATTTTTAGAAAACGATCAATTTACTATCTCCAATGAAAGTTTACTCAAAATTTTTGTAGAAAGAAATGAACGGGCGGATATAAATAAAAGACTTAATAATGATAACTTTGGATTGAGAGCAAAACTTAAATCTTTTACAAAAAATATGACTGATTGGTCAAAAAGTGAAATAGTCCAACAGTTCAAAAGCATATTTGGTAGGGTCAAAAAAGAAGACGATCAGTTACTCAAAGAAATCGGTGCTATCTCCACAGAAACAGCCCGAGAGGATTTAGAAAAAGCAGAGAAAGTGGTTGATGATGCCAAAAGAATCGCTGACATTTACATAAAAAAATATGGAAACTCCAAGGATGAAGATGTAGCATGA
- a CDS encoding diaminopimelate decarboxylase (PFAM: Pyridoxal-dependent decarboxylase, C-terminal sheet domain; Pyridoxal-dependent decarboxylase, pyridoxal binding domain~TIGRFAM: diaminopimelate decarboxylase~COGs: COG0019 Diaminopimelate decarboxylase~InterPro IPR000183:IPR002986~KEGG: cyc:PCC7424_0842 diaminopimelate decarboxylase~PFAM: Orn/DAP/Arg decarboxylase 2~SPTR: Diaminopimelate decarboxylase;~TIGRFAM: diaminopimelate decarboxylase), whose translation MLVTEKNSSEKFIQPFDDSLSPNQQLLPLTAKINDQNHLEIGSCDVIDLVKKFGTSLYIVDEKTLRTSARQYRDAFKKYYPGESQVIYASKAWCCMAIASILASEDIGFDVVSGGELYTTTKALEMSHKSQEYIENNIYLHGNNKSIAELELAMDSKCKIIVDNWLELENLAKLSAQKQTPVSILVRLTPGIECHTHEYIRTGSIDSKFGFDANQLEAVFTFAKEQQFINCIGLHAHIGSQIFELQPHHDLAGVLADWYQKALDYGLPMTEFNVGGGLGIRYTQSDDPPSIDQWVQTVSEAVLKACQERNLALPKLISEPGRSMVGSSTVTAYTVGGRKVIPDVRTYVSVDGGMSDNPRPITYQSLYEVVIANKMTSPNTETVTIAGKHCESGDILVKNVSLPDTKEGDILVVLGTGAYNYSMASNYNRLARPAAVLVNEGEASLIIRRETYEDLVRQDLLPSRLG comes from the coding sequence ATGTTAGTAACAGAAAAAAATAGCTCCGAAAAATTTATTCAACCATTTGATGATAGTTTATCTCCAAATCAACAACTTTTGCCTTTAACTGCCAAAATTAATGATCAAAATCATTTAGAAATAGGCAGTTGTGATGTAATTGATTTGGTTAAAAAATTTGGCACTTCTTTGTATATTGTTGATGAAAAAACCTTACGCACCAGCGCTCGTCAGTATCGAGATGCTTTCAAAAAATATTATCCGGGAGAATCTCAAGTTATCTACGCTTCTAAGGCTTGGTGTTGTATGGCGATCGCATCTATCCTAGCTAGTGAGGACATAGGATTTGACGTGGTTTCTGGGGGGGAACTATACACCACCACCAAAGCCCTCGAAATGAGCCATAAAAGTCAAGAATACATCGAAAACAACATCTATCTCCATGGTAATAATAAATCCATCGCCGAGTTAGAATTGGCAATGGATAGTAAGTGCAAAATCATCGTTGATAACTGGCTAGAATTAGAAAACCTCGCCAAACTATCTGCCCAAAAACAAACCCCCGTCTCAATTTTGGTACGCCTTACCCCCGGCATTGAATGCCATACCCACGAATATATCCGCACAGGAAGCATTGATAGTAAATTCGGTTTTGATGCCAACCAACTAGAAGCCGTATTCACCTTTGCCAAAGAGCAACAATTTATTAACTGTATTGGCTTACACGCCCATATCGGTTCACAAATTTTTGAACTACAACCCCACCACGACTTAGCAGGGGTTTTAGCAGACTGGTATCAAAAAGCCCTTGATTATGGCTTACCCATGACAGAATTTAATGTCGGTGGTGGTTTGGGTATTCGTTATACCCAATCGGATGATCCCCCCAGCATTGATCAATGGGTGCAGACTGTATCTGAAGCCGTCCTCAAAGCCTGTCAGGAGCGTAATCTTGCCCTACCTAAACTGATTTCCGAACCCGGACGCTCCATGGTTGGCAGTAGCACCGTAACCGCTTATACCGTGGGAGGAAGAAAAGTAATCCCTGATGTAAGAACTTATGTTTCGGTGGATGGCGGTATGTCGGACAATCCCCGCCCCATTACTTATCAATCCCTTTATGAGGTGGTAATTGCCAATAAGATGACTAGCCCTAATACTGAAACTGTCACCATTGCAGGAAAACACTGCGAATCAGGGGATATTTTAGTAAAAAATGTTAGTCTTCCTGATACAAAAGAGGGAGATATTCTGGTAGTATTAGGAACAGGAGCTTATAACTATAGTATGGCTTCTAACTACAACCGTCTAGCACGTCCTGCCGCAGTTTTAGTTAATGAGGGAGAGGCAAGTTTAATAATTCGTCGTGAAACCTATGAGGATTTGGTAAGACAGGATTTATTACCCAGTCGCCTAGGGTAG
- a CDS encoding 7TM receptor with intracellular metal dependent phosphohydrolase (PFAM: 7TM-HD extracellular; HD domain; 7TM receptor with intracellular HD hydrolase~TIGRFAM: uncharacterized domain HDIG~COGs: COG1480 membrane-associated HD superfamily hydrolase~InterPro IPR011621:IPR006674:IPR003607:IPR006675~KEGG: cyh:Cyan8802_0071 7TM receptor with intracellular metal dependent phosphohydrolase~PFAM: metal-dependent phosphohydrolase 7TM intracellular region; metal-dependent phosphohydrolase HD sub domain~SMART: metal-dependent phosphohydrolase HD region~SPTR: 7TM receptor with intracellular metal dependent phosphohydrolase;~TIGRFAM: metal dependent phophohydrolase), with product MKTLQSISQTLKRWQQNYDNPSHQEYPQQSCSDTEQNMGTKPKWFKLICKVHPPVMILLSVTTITGVISYRFYNQPELAVGTIAPTTIVAPEDGSFVDHQTTEEMRRNTRSGLLPTLRHDESATESIKSSIRERLERIQEAREILLANPEIETDVLSSGVQQYLRTTQESEWENIIDNRTDLNALSEESNSIFAQAIGELINYQQRVDEPEFENLINKIATQRSNYQVAETLLVNFSEMTDEDRRQFLDLDEQQWRETRDIVNRVTNRILTQGIPFGLPEAMRLSTVETHLSNREIPSPLKGALVRLIGSNLRTNLTVDEEATKARAERAAEEIEPIMVSVEQNETIVREGEQITQADFVLLDNFGLSRRSINWVGVLTSAALTGGGLVGFMAIATKRTQRRLRRRDQFLWWLLGISVPVISLFDVGYNSLPAVGFLMSSFYGPVVAVSHVSLTAGLTLFQTGAIGWEYLISSYASSILAAIIASRLRSREELAFLGGGVGLTQGAVYFVVTLASSAAVGTLWYVIIPGAIWHGAVGLTYGVIALGISPYLERFFDLITPIRLAELSNPNRPLLKRLATEAPGTFQHTMFVSSLAEAAARKLNCNVELVRAGTLYHDIGKMHDPLGFIENQMGGKNKHDQINDPWESADIIKKHVSEGLAMAKRHGLPQAIRNFIPEHQGTLLISYFYYQAQNQAEEDPAIEIEEHNFRYDGPIPQSRETGIVMLADGCEAALRSLKDATPEQAMAMVNKIFKARWRDHQLDDCGLRYDELPIIAEVFINVWQQFNHQRISYPKGALEMKTSK from the coding sequence ATGAAAACTTTACAGTCTATTAGCCAGACTTTGAAAAGATGGCAACAAAATTATGATAACCCGAGCCATCAGGAGTACCCTCAACAATCTTGCTCTGACACTGAGCAAAACATGGGTACAAAACCAAAGTGGTTTAAACTTATCTGTAAAGTTCATCCTCCTGTGATGATTCTCCTCTCCGTCACCACCATCACAGGGGTAATCAGTTATCGCTTTTATAATCAACCTGAATTGGCTGTAGGTACCATTGCCCCCACTACCATCGTAGCCCCCGAAGATGGCTCTTTTGTAGATCATCAAACCACCGAGGAAATGAGACGTAATACTCGCAGTGGTTTGTTACCCACCCTCAGACATGATGAAAGTGCCACAGAATCGATTAAAAGTAGTATTCGGGAAAGGTTAGAAAGAATCCAAGAAGCAAGGGAGATTTTATTAGCAAATCCTGAAATTGAAACTGATGTCCTTTCTTCTGGGGTTCAACAATATTTGAGAACTACCCAAGAGAGTGAGTGGGAAAATATTATCGATAACCGTACTGATTTAAATGCACTATCAGAAGAATCAAATTCTATTTTTGCACAGGCCATAGGAGAATTAATAAATTATCAACAGAGGGTTGATGAGCCCGAATTTGAAAATTTAATTAACAAAATTGCTACCCAAAGAAGTAACTACCAAGTTGCCGAAACTTTATTGGTCAATTTTTCAGAAATGACTGATGAGGATAGACGACAATTTCTGGATTTAGATGAACAACAATGGCGAGAAACCAGAGATATTGTCAATCGAGTCACCAACCGCATTCTAACTCAGGGGATTCCTTTTGGTTTGCCAGAGGCAATGCGTCTTAGCACCGTGGAAACTCATTTATCTAATCGGGAAATACCATCCCCCTTAAAAGGGGCTTTGGTGCGTTTAATTGGCTCTAATTTACGCACAAATTTAACCGTTGATGAAGAAGCCACCAAGGCTAGGGCAGAAAGGGCCGCAGAGGAAATTGAGCCTATTATGGTTTCTGTGGAACAAAATGAAACCATTGTCCGTGAAGGGGAACAAATTACTCAGGCGGATTTTGTTTTATTAGATAATTTTGGTCTGAGTCGTCGTAGTATTAATTGGGTTGGTGTTCTAACTTCTGCTGCCCTGACAGGGGGAGGATTAGTCGGTTTTATGGCGATCGCCACTAAACGAACCCAAAGAAGATTACGAAGGAGAGATCAATTTCTCTGGTGGTTATTAGGCATATCAGTACCTGTTATCAGCTTATTTGATGTGGGCTACAACTCTTTACCTGCCGTGGGCTTTTTGATGAGTAGTTTCTATGGCCCGGTGGTGGCCGTCAGCCATGTTAGCTTAACCGCAGGATTAACCCTATTTCAAACAGGCGCCATCGGTTGGGAATACCTAATTTCCTCCTACGCTTCCTCCATTCTCGCCGCCATCATCGCCTCCCGTCTGCGCTCACGGGAAGAGTTAGCCTTTTTGGGGGGTGGAGTTGGTTTAACCCAAGGTGCGGTTTATTTTGTCGTTACCCTCGCCTCTAGTGCCGCTGTGGGTACCCTGTGGTATGTTATCATCCCCGGAGCCATTTGGCATGGTGCAGTGGGTCTAACCTATGGTGTCATCGCTCTAGGTATTTCTCCCTACCTAGAAAGATTTTTTGACCTCATCACCCCCATTCGTCTCGCCGAATTATCCAACCCCAATCGCCCCTTATTAAAAAGACTTGCCACCGAAGCCCCCGGCACTTTTCAACATACCATGTTTGTATCTTCCCTCGCCGAAGCGGCGGCACGGAAGCTAAACTGCAATGTGGAGTTGGTCAGGGCGGGTACTCTGTACCATGATATTGGTAAAATGCACGATCCCCTCGGATTTATTGAAAATCAGATGGGTGGAAAAAATAAACATGATCAAATTAATGATCCTTGGGAGAGTGCTGATATTATCAAAAAGCACGTGAGCGAAGGTCTTGCCATGGCAAAAAGACATGGTTTACCCCAAGCTATTCGTAATTTTATCCCCGAACACCAAGGCACCCTTTTAATTTCTTATTTCTATTATCAAGCACAAAACCAAGCTGAAGAGGATCCCGCCATCGAAATTGAAGAGCATAATTTCCGCTATGATGGTCCTATCCCTCAATCTCGGGAAACAGGTATTGTTATGTTAGCAGATGGTTGTGAGGCTGCGTTGCGATCGCTCAAAGACGCTACCCCAGAACAAGCCATGGCAATGGTTAACAAGATTTTTAAGGCACGTTGGCGCGATCATCAATTGGATGATTGTGGTTTACGTTATGACGAATTACCCATCATTGCCGAGGTATTTATTAACGTTTGGCAACAGTTTAATCATCAAAGAATTTCTTACCCTAAAGGTGCTTTGGAAATGAAAACCTCTAAATAA
- a CDS encoding hypothetical protein (KEGG: tet:TTHERM_00069440 Protein kinase domain containing protein~SPTR: Putative uncharacterized protein) yields MKEQKKLDNLNYREAQKRNSQHFKNLQKKEQKLLKEKGYRNVGWNNVINSWQLLQTKNNYKPIDFVDFAIQKAEENYQKAKEEDDLMEVLNAGKKVISALKMKYQ; encoded by the coding sequence ATGAAAGAACAAAAAAAACTTGATAATTTAAACTATAGAGAAGCTCAAAAAAGAAATTCTCAACATTTTAAAAACCTGCAAAAAAAAGAGCAAAAACTACTCAAAGAAAAAGGTTATCGTAACGTAGGCTGGAATAATGTAATTAATTCTTGGCAGTTGTTACAGACGAAAAATAATTATAAACCCATTGATTTTGTTGATTTTGCTATTCAAAAAGCAGAAGAAAACTATCAAAAAGCAAAAGAAGAAGATGATTTAATGGAGGTTTTAAACGCTGGTAAAAAAGTTATTAGTGCCTTAAAAATGAAATATCAATAA